TACAGCCCCGCGTCCTCGGCGGCCCGGACCGGCTCGAGAGCGACGCCGTCCTCGGGCAGCGCGTAGCGCCAGCCCTGGTGGTCAGTCCAGTCGGGCTCGAGCAGGCGCTCGTCGCCCAGCAGATCGGCGGTCAGTTCGGCGAGGGCCTCGAGGGTCGCGTCGGGGTCGTCGTCGTAGCGGTCGACGGACCACTCGTGGTTGGCCTGGACGACGAGCAGCGACTCGCCGTCGGGGATGTGTCCCGGCTTGCACTCCTCGCGGCCGATCCACCCGATTTCGTGCTCCTTGTCCGTGTTCACGAGCGCGTAGTAGGGGAGATCGAGTTCGAACGGGTAGTGGAAGACGCCCGTCCAGATCGTCCGGTAGGGGACGGCCTCGGCCGCGTCGGCGAGCCGTCGCCGAACGTCGGGATCGGCGTCCCACTCGGCCGACCGCAGCAGATCGGCGGTCTGTGGCGCCGGCGGATTCAACAGGAGGACGTCGAACGGCCCCCACTGGTCGCCCGCGTCGTCCTCGAGTCGCCACGTTCCCGCGGCCGACTCTCGAGAAATCGTCTGGACGCGCGTGTTGCGGTGGATCGTCGCGTCGGTGCGCGCGAACAGGCGTTTGGCGATCTGGGTCAGCCCAGCCTCGTAGGTCCACTTGTGGTCGTCGGCGTCCCGACCCTCGGCGATCTCACCACCGCTATCGAAGGTCCAGACCGGGTCGGTGACGTCGACCAGCCCGTCAGTCTCGAGGGTCTC
This portion of the Haloterrigena gelatinilytica genome encodes:
- a CDS encoding NAD(P)/FAD-dependent oxidoreductase, whose protein sequence is MTRIGIVGAGAAAAAAAYAIDRTTTKRDASDDVSVTVLEKSGGLCGRAATRRRADVTYDYGANYVKSDDERVVDLLTETLETDGLVDVTDPVWTFDSGGEIAEGRDADDHKWTYEAGLTQIAKRLFARTDATIHRNTRVQTISRESAAGTWRLEDDAGDQWGPFDVLLLNPPAPQTADLLRSAEWDADPDVRRRLADAAEAVPYRTIWTGVFHYPFELDLPYYALVNTDKEHEIGWIGREECKPGHIPDGESLLVVQANHEWSVDRYDDDPDATLEALAELTADLLGDERLLEPDWTDHQGWRYALPEDGVALEPVRAAEDAGLYCLGDWVAGEGRLHAALRNGLETGERIAENVSN